The following are encoded together in the Bombus affinis isolate iyBomAffi1 chromosome 6, iyBomAffi1.2, whole genome shotgun sequence genome:
- the LOC126917644 gene encoding vacuolar protein sorting-associated protein 52 homolog, with product MSGEIDIFEDNEVQLPQDLGDDVVQEVLKTGTDLRQYSRQIEKELKEVENKSIQDYIKESENIASLHNQIAACDNILEKMESMLMSFQLDLGSISSEILYLQRKSVAMSQQLSNRQIIRGPLSQFIEDMTVSEALIAGIMDCPVTEKEFLTQLQTLNHKINFVKEQSFKEAKSCLDVKDILEKLKVKALAKIRTYLLEQIYKFRKPMTNYQVPQNNMLKYKFFFEFILANERNVAEEICGEYISTMSKIYYSYFKSYSSRLMKLQFEEGATKDDMMGVEDTAGRSIFHKTVLKHKGTVFSIGNRGDVLTSQLEAPIIVPHTASKTRYHYEALFRSEQYALVDNACREYLFLTEFFKVRGVQAMDIFNQVMGKTINLMVKNLQSFVEDCYDTIALFLCLHLVMRYRLTCHKRAVPALDKYWDNMTSIIWPRFEYVFQLNIQSIKSCDPLKLTQETGPHYITRRYAEFSAAMVGVVEGFPCEGATQLLAELREAVQCFLLRMAATFCTRIQQLVFLINNYDLVLGVLMERTRDNSKEAESFRDQLNARSSEYVEEILSPHFGGIIQFVKESEAMIEKGQPDESKRQEGKALALVQSFTNNWKRALEEINHEVLKSFPSLVLGTALVQRAMTQLVQYYHRFHKILPPNARTQLTNFHHIMVEMKKYKANY from the exons ATGTCGGGTgaaattgatatctttgaaGATAATGAGGTGCAATTACCTCAAGATCTCGGAGATGATGTTGTTCAAGAAGTTTTGAAGACTGGTACGGATTTGCGTCAATATTCCAGACAAATtgaaaaagaattaaaagaaGTGGAGAATAAATCTATTCAAGACTATATAAAAGAAAGCGAAAATATTGCAAGTCTCCATAACCAAATTGCTGCATGCGATAATATTTTGGAG AAAATGGAATCAATGTTAATGAGTTTCCAATTAGATTTAGGAAGTATCAGTTCAGAAATACTTTACCTACAACGTAAGTCTGTAGCAATGAGTCAACAATTGTCTAATAGGCAAATTATTAGAGGACCTCTTAGTCAGTTTATCGAAGATATGACAGTGTCAGAAGCTCTTATTGC ggGAATAATGGATTGCCCGGTGACTGAAAAAGAATTTTTGACCCAACTACAAACATTAaatcataaaataaattttgtaaaggAGCAAAGTTTTAAAGAAGCAAAGTCATGCTTAGATGTGAAAGATATATTAGAGAAACTGAAAGTAAAAGCACTAGCAAAGATCAGAACGTATCTTTTAGAACAGATTTACAAATTCAGGAAACCAATGACAAATTATCAAGTCCCTCAGAATAATATGTTGAAGtataaatttttcttcgaatttattttagcgAATGAAAGAAACGTAGCTGAAGAAATTTGTGGAGAATATATTAGCACAATgagtaaaatatattattcatattttaagtcGTATTCTTCGAGACTAATGAAACTGCAG TTTGAAGAAGGAGCAACTAAAGACGATATGATGGGAGTTGAAGACACAGCAGGGAGAagtatttttcataaaactgtATTAAAGCATAAGGGTACAGTATTTTCTATAGGCAATAGAGGAGATGTATTAACTTCTCAGTTGGAAGCACCCATTATAGTACCTCATACTGCATCTAAAACAAGg TATCATTACGAAGCTTTGTTTAGGAGTGAACAATATGCTCTTGTAGATAATGCTTGTAGAGAATATTTATTCTTAACTGAATTTTTTAAAGTACGTGGTGTGCAAGCGATGGATATCTTTAATCAG GTAATGGGAAAAACAATAAATCTAATGGTGAAAAATCTGCAATCTTTTGTGGAAGATTGCTATGATACCATCGCTTTATTCTTGTGTTTACATTTAGTAATGCGATATCGCTTAACTTGTCACAAAAGAGCAGTACCAGCTTTAGATAAGTATTGGGATAACATGACATCAATAATTTGGCCTAG ATTCGAATACGTTTTTCAAttgaatattcaaagtataaaaAGCTGTGATCCACTAAAACTCACCCAAGAGACAGGACCACATTAT ATTACACGAAGATATGCTGAATTTAGTGCTGCAATGGTTGGCGTAGTTGAAGGATTTCCTTGTGAAGGGGCTACGCAATTATTAGCGGAATTGCGAGAAGCCGTGCAGTGTTTCCTATTAAGAATGGCAGCTACATTTTGCACTAGAATACAACAACTAGTTTTTCTCATCAATAATTATGATTTGGTTCTTGGTGTATTAATG GAAAGAACACGAGACAATTCGAAAGAAGCAGAAAGTTTTCGCGATCAATTAAATGCACGTTCTTCGGAATATGTCGAGGAAATTTTAAGTCCACATTTTGGAGGTATAATACAGTTTGTCAAAGAATCTGAAGCCATGATCGAGAAGGGTCAACCCGATGAATCAAAAAGACAAGAGGGAAAAGCATTGGCTCTTGTACAATCTTTTACGAATAATTGGAAACGCGCGTTAGAAGAAATTAATCACGaagtattaaaatctttcccTAGTTTGGTACTTGGTACAGCACTGGTACAACGTGCAATGACACAGTTAGTGCAATATTATCACAGATTCCATAAAATCTTACCGCCAAATGCTCGTACACAATTAACAAACTTCCATCATATAATGgtggaaatgaaaaaatataaagcgaattattaa